The nucleotide window CCTCTAACAAGTACCCCCCAAATATGAAAAGCAAAATGTGCGCCAAATGAGCATACGGCGCCAGACACTATAAAGGGGTGCAAAAGaccaatgtaaaagaaaaaacggAAGGTGAAACAGAAGCCGCCGCATGtccccgacctcccctgcccctCGCTCGTGAACCCAAGATATCCATCACGGTAAATACAGTCAGAAGCAAGCACCGCCACCTCCGCCTGGAAGATACAGCAGCGCATGACGGAAGCGCGGACAGCTGCCGAGCCACCGCCGAGGTTAACGGCTGAGCGGCTGATTAATTAGACCGTGGGATTTGCAGCTAATCAGAGGAGTCAGCGGATGCTTGGCGGGCAGCGCAGCTGCTTCCTCACATGCAACAGACATAACAAGACGATCCGGACGGATCAGCCCCCCCAAATACACAAACCCCTCAAACCACAGTGACAGGCGGCCAATCAGCTCTGAACCAGCTGGGCGCCAAATGCGGAAGGCCGGTCGCCAACCCCCAAATGCGGGAGGCCGGTCGCCAACCGCCAAATGCGGAAGGCCGGTCGCCAACCCCCAAATGCGGGAGGCCGGTCGCCAACCCCCAAATGCGGGAGGCCGGTCGCCAACCGCCAAATGCGGGAGGCCGGTCGCCAACCCCCAAATGCGGGAGGCCGGTCGCCAACCGCCAAATGCGGGAGGCCGGTCGCCAACCGCCAAATGCGGGAGGCCGGTCGCCAACCGCCAAATGCGGAAGGCCGGTCGCCAACCGCCAAATGCGGAAGGCCGGTCGCCAACCGCCAAATGCGGAAGGCCGGTCGCCAACCGCCAAATGCGGAAGGCCGGTCGCCAACCGCCAAATGCGGAAGGCCGGTCGCCAACCGCCAAATGCGGAAGGCCGGTCGCCAAGCCCTACATCAGGAAAGGCTATGAGGCTGCAGCATGAAGGGGCAGTGGCCCTGCTCCAATGTCCCCCGGAGCTGCAGATGGGACCTGGAGCGCAGCTGAAGGACGTCACTAAGTGCCACGGGCATTAAATCTCCTCAGCTGGGTCCTGCCCCCCACTGCGCCCACTCTGTGGAAACCACCAGATGCCGAGAAACCGATCACACAGAATAGACAAATATCACATGGAGGCGCCGACTGTCCCCCCAAATCTACTGCTGAGTGAAAGAAGGATTTGGTTTGTAGGGTTTCACCCCTCAGGAGCCTTGTACCCCAAGAAAGGGTTTGGGGGACAGCAGGGACTACACACATCCGCTCATATCTGGCCCCTGTCCTTGACTCCATGCTGAGGGTTCTACctgcactgacacattgtaacataCCCTCAGCTGTGGGAGAGGTATTAGGTCAGGACAAGATTTCAGCCTCTGGATATAAACAAAAATGTtcctgttcactgacagcaagcatagATCCTGACAAGGGTGAAGAAATCCCAGAACTGTCCATTATATAAGGGCTCCTCACCAGGATATGCTCCGAAATAGTGTGGGCGATGGTTACCCTATACACTCACACGTGTACTGCCCAACCCCCACAGATATACACTACATACAAAATACACCTGCATACGTAGCATGATGTCATCCTGTAGTGTAATACAGTCGTGTCGTGCAGCGTGGTGTAGTCGTGCAGTGTAGTTGTGAGGTGCGGGGCAGTGCAATTGTGAGCTGCGGTGCAGTGTAGTGTAGTTGTGAGGTGCAGTGTAGTCGAGCGGTGCGCCGCAGTTTAGTGTAGTTGTCAGGTGCGGCGTGGCGTAGTTGTCAGCTGCGGCGTGGCGTAGTTGTCAGGTGCGGCGTGGCGTAGTTGTCAGGTGCGGCGTGGCGTAGTTGTCAGGTGCGGCGTGGCGTAGTGTAGTTGGGAGGTGCAGTGTAGTGATGAGGTCCGGTGCAGTCGAGAGGAGAGGTGAGGTGCAGTGTAGTTGTGAGATGCAGTGTAGTGGTGCAGTCGGGAGGTGCGGTGCAGTCGGGAGGTGCGGTGCAGTCGGGAGGTGAGGTGCGGTGTAGTTGTGCGGTGCGGTGTAGTTGTGCGGTGCGGTGTAGTTGTGCGGTGCGGTGTAGTTGTGAGgtggtgcagtgtagttgtgcggtggtgcagtgtagttgtgcggtggtgcagtgtagttgtgcggtggtgcagtgtagttgtgcggtggtgcagtgtagttgtgcggtggtgcagtgtagttgtgcggtggtgcagtgtagttgtgcggtggtgcagtgtagttgtgcggtggtgcagtgtagttgtgaGGTGCAGTGTAGTTGTAGTTGTGAGGTGCAGTGTAGTTGTGaggtgcagtgtagttgtgcggtgcagtgtagttgtgcggtGCAGTGTAGTTGTGAGGTGCAGTGTAGTTGTGAGGTGCAGTGTAGTTGTGAGGTGCAGTGTAGTTGTGAGGTGCAGTGTAGTTGTAGTTGTGAGGTGCAGTGTAGTTGTAGTTGTGAGGTGCAGTGTAGTTGTGAGGTGCAGTGTAGTTGTGAGGTGCAGTGTAGTTGTGAGGTGGTGCGGCTCAGTGCAGTGTATGTCATCTTGTTGTGCGTTACATCAGCTGCCACGTGTTGCACACTGCCTGTTGTGAGTGtcaggccccgccccctgcacatgGTATGCAAAGTAACACACAGACCAAACCCCCAGCACAGAGTAGAACACGGCACAGAGGCAAAGACCTAGAGCAGCCCTGAGAGACATCAGTGATCCTAACCCTCACAAACAAAGACCCCAAATAAaggggagacccccccccccgactgTGAGCACCAGACCCCGAACAAAGGGGAGACCCCCGACTGTGAGCACCAGACCACGAACAAAGGGGAGACCCCCGACTGTGAGCACCAGACCCCAAATAAAGGGGAGACCCCCGACTGTGAGCACCAGACCCCAAATAAAGGGGAGACCCCCGACTGTGAGCACCAGACCCCGAACAAAGGGGAGACCCCCGACTGTGAGCACCAGACCCCGAACAAAGGGGAGACCCCCGACTGTGAGCACCAGACCCCGAACAAAGGGGAGACCCCCGACTGTGAGCACCAGACCCCGAACATAGGGGAGACCCCCCGACTGTGAGCACCAGACCCCGAACATAGGGGAGACCCCCGACTGTGAGCACCAGACCCCGAACATAGGGGAGACCCCCGACTGTGAGCACCAGACCCCGAACATAGGGGAGACCCCCGACTGTGAGCACCAGACCCCGAACATAGGGGAGACCCCCGACTGTGAGCACCAGACCCCGAACATAGGGGAGACCCCCGACTGTGAGCACCAGACCCCAAACAAAGGGGAGACCCCCGACTGTGAGCACCAGACCCCAAACAAAGGGGAGACCCCCGACTGTGAGCACCAGACCCCAAACAAAGGGGAGACCCCCGACTTTTAGCACCAGAGACAAAATAGCAGACCTCCTGACAACTCCATATACCTCCACACCAACAGTTCTATATACCACCTGACTGACAGCACCATGTACCCCCCGACAGCACCATGTACCCCCCCGACAGCTCCATGTACAACCCGACAGCACCATGTACAACCCGACAGCACCATGTACAACCCGACAGCACCATGTACAACCCGACAGCACCATGTACAACCCGACAGCACCATGTACAACCCGACAGCACCATGTACAACCCGACAGCTCCATGTACAACCCGACAGCACCATGTACCACCTGACAGCTCCATGTACAACCCGACAGCACCATGTACCACCTGACAGCTCCATGTACAACCCGACAGCTCCATGTACAACCCGACAGCTCCATGTACAACCCGACAGCACCATGTACCACCTGACAGCTCCATGTACAACCCGACAGCTCCATGTACAACCCGACAGCACCATGTACAACCCGACAGCACCATGTACCACCTGACAGCTCCATGTACAACCCGACAGCACCATGTACCACCTGACAGCTCCATGTACCACCTGACAGCTCCATGTACAACCCGACAGCACCATGTACCACCTGACAGCACCATGTACCACCTGACAGCTCCATGTACAACCCGACAGCACCATGTACAACCCGACAGCACCATGTACCACCTGACAGCTCCATGTACAACCCGACAGCACCATGTACCACCTGACAGCTCCATGTACCACCTGACAGCTCCATGTACAACCCGACAGCACCATGTACCACCTGACAGCACCATGTACCACCTGACAGCTCCATGTACAACCCGACAGCACCATGTACCACCTCAATGATAAACGTGCAGGATAGAGAACGTGTCTATAGGGCCAGTACCGTATATCCCCCTGACAGTATTATTACTGCACGTGTGTACTGGGACCAGTGCCCTGCGGCATGCACACAGTGAATGAGATTCCTTACCATGCTGTGAGTGGCTCCTGGAAGCTGAGTGGTCTCCAGTGGCTTCGGGGGGCCCCTGGTCTGTAGCTCCTGCAGTCTGTGAGTGGCCCCTGGTCTGTAGCTCCTGCAGTCTGTGAGTGGCCCCTGGTCTGTAGCTCCTGCAGTCTGTGAGTGGCCCCTGGTCTGTAGCTCCTGCAGTCTGTGAGTGGCCCCTGGTCTGTAGCTCCTGCAGTCTGTGAGTGGCCCCTGGTCTGTAGCTCCTGCAGTCTGTGAGTGGCCCCTGGTCTGTAGCTCCTGCTGTCTGTGAGTGGCCCCTGGTCTGTAGCTCCTGCTGTCTGTGAGTGGCCCCTGGTCTGTAGCTCCTGCAGTCTGTGAGTGGCCCCTGGTCTGTAGCTCCTGCTGTCTGTGAGTGGCCCCTGGTCTGTAGCTCCTGCTGTCTGTGAGTGGCCCCTGGTCTGTAGCTCCTGCTGTCTGTGAGTGGCCCCTGGTCTGTAGCTCCTGCTGTCTGTGAGTGGCCCCTGGTCTGTAGCTCCTGCTGTCTGTGAGTGGCCCCTGGTCTGTAGCTCCTGCAGTCTATGAGACTCCGGGGAGACGCTGCTCTCTCTAGAGTCCAACTGACATTGGGGGGGTGTTTCTTAAAGGCAAAGTTGCATCATTCTCGGCAGCTgtagagggaggggaggggcccgGCCCCTGCATCAGCTCCGCCTCCTGCTCACGGTGGAGATGACGCGCCGGTACCGGGCCGTTACTGGCTCAGCCGCCGCTGCCCGCGCCAGCTCTCGGTCACGTGACGCCGGATACATTGTAGCAGCCGCGCTCCATCCTTCATTCCTTGGGGTCTATTTATTGTTATGTATTATTATGTCAGATTCTTCCACCAGCagttttaggggagggggggctccTGTCCCAGGGGGGTCGGATGCACCAGAGGGGGCTTCCTCCTCACCTTGGTCCTGGAGACCCCTCACCTCTCACAGGTGGTCGGTCTGGAGGTGCGGATTCTACAAAGTTCTGGATTTTTTCTgtaggaattattattattatggtgcAGATTTGGTTGTGGATTCTCCATTCAAAACGCAGTGGAGGCGATTTCCATTCCCATAGGGGAAGATGTGGTAGATTCCACCATATGTGAGTGCACTCCTCCCATCATCCACAGGGATCACTAGCTGCACCTCCCATCATCCCAATGCTTCTAGTGCCCCTCAGTGAGGGGAGGGGGGTCAGTGACCTTCCATGGTGGGGGATGAGCGCAGACAGAAGTGGACGGAGTTTTATGCAGTTTTACAGTCAGAGGGCGTCATGTAAAACTCCCATCATTTGCATTACGTACAACCTCAAGTCTTCCGCTTTTAGAATGCGCTGTAAGGCGCAGGTGTGACAGGTGCATGCACAGGAGACGGGGCCATATGTTCACTCCCATAGGTGCCAGCAGCAGTACAGCCCAATCTGCCAACTGCACCATTTGCTCCAGTGCAAGTAAAAGGAAAATCCAAAGAATATCGACTAGAAAAGTTCTGATGTTCTGTCTGCAGCTCCGGGGTCAGACTACACAGGGGTTGTTTGCAGTCTGTTACCATGACGATGCATGGCGACGCTTAGGAGCTGGGGATAGGAAATTAGATTAACCTCTTCCCTCCCTTCCTAACCCTGTGTGACGTGCAGATCACAAGTGAGTGGATTTGTCATAAAAAGTCCCGTAGAATGGCGCATGTGGCAATAACCGGCCGAGGACTCGCACAATGCAGAAAAGACGCAGAGTGGGAGGGATGAGGAATGCTGTGAGTAAAAAGACCccgagtaacatagtaacatagtatataaggctgaaaaagccCCCGTCCGTCCAGTTCGGCcggttattctgcaagttgatccagagaaacaTAACCCCTGAGGTAGAAGCCAGTTGTCCTCACGTAGAGGAGctttcatgggtccggactttaTAGACTAAGTTTCAGGGTATGTGAGGCATACAGCGGGCATCTAATGGCGCTTACTGTTttgtctgggcaccgctccgttcgcccactgtGGCCCCTGTTAAATTCTCCTGCCTTGTATGCTAATTTTCGCAtcagaacagggaggaggagactgccctgtttctcagtgggcgtctccttctcccctggctgtgagctgtccaacagcagcgcagagcgtcacagcgagtatgccctacataccctgatagtctcactgctcttaccgtaaagagtccatagtctcactgctcttaccgtaaagagtccatagtctcactgctcttaccgtaaagagtccatagtctcactgctcttaccgtaaagagtccatagtctcactgctcttaccgtaaagagtccatagtctcactgctcttacagtatagagtccatagtctcactgctcttaccgtaaagagtccatagtctcactgctcttacagtatagagtccatagtctcactgctcttacagtaaagagtccatagtctcactgctcttacagtaaagagtccatagtctcactgctcttacagtaaagagtccatagtctcaccgctcttacagtatagagtccatagtctcactgctcttaccgtatagagtccatagtttcactgctcttacagtatagagtccatagtctcactgctcttacagtaaagagtccatagtctcactgctcttacagtatagagtccatagtctcactgctcttacagtaaagagtccatagtctcactgctcttacagtatagagtccatagtctcactgctcttacagtatagagtccatagtctcactgctcttacagtatagagtccatagtttcactgctcttacagtaaacagtccatagtctcactgctcttacagtatagagtccatagtctcactgctcttacagtaaagagtccatagtctcactgctcttacagtatagagtccatagtctcactgctcttacagtatagagtccatagtctcactgctcttacagtacagagtccatagtctcactgctcttacagtaaagagtccatagtctcactgctcttacagtatatagtccatagtctcactgctcttaccgtatagagtccatagtctcactgctcttacagtatagagtccacagtctcactgctcttacagtatagagtccatagtctcactgctcttacagtacagagtccatagtctcaccgctcttacagtacagagtccatagtctcactgctcttacagtacagagtccatagtctcactgctcttacagtatagagtccatagtctcactgctctcacagtatagagtccatagtctcactgctcttacagtatagagtccatagtctcaccgctcttacagtatagagtccatagtctcactgctcttacagtatagagtccatagtctcactgctcttacagtaaagagtccatagtctcactgctcttacagtacagagtccatagtctcactgctcttacagtaaagagtccatagtctcactgctcttacagtacagagtccatagtctcactgctcttacagtaaagagtccatagtctcactgctcttacagtatagagtccatagtctcactgctcttacagtacagagtccacagtctcactgctcttacagtaaagaatcctcttctatgtttgtgtacaaaccttctttcctccagacgcagaggatgtcccctcgtcacagtcctggggataaatagatgatgggagtgatctctgtactgacccctgatatatttatacagagttattagatctcccctcagtcgtcttttttctaaagtgaataaccctaatgttgataatctttctgagacctgtagtcccccataataaccacctcattatgatttgccgcctcgttaATCTCGTTCAGCAGCaggttttctgtggactctggtatattaggtggtttatagtaaactcctattagtaatttattatagtTTTTGCCTCCGTGTATCTCTccccacactgactccacatgtccatgtccctcacctatatattc belongs to Bufo gargarizans isolate SCDJY-AF-19 unplaced genomic scaffold, ASM1485885v1 original_scaffold_860_pilon, whole genome shotgun sequence and includes:
- the LOC122924153 gene encoding uncharacterized protein LOC122924153, with product MYPASRDRELARAAAAEPVTARYRRVISTLDSRESSVSPESHRLQELQTRGHSQTAGATDQGPLTDSRSYRPGATHRQQELQTRGHSQTAGATDQGPLTDSRSYRPGATHRLQELQTRGHSQTAGATDQGPLTDSRSYRPGATHRLQELQTRGHSQTAGATDQGPLTDCRSYRPGATHRLQELQTRGHSQTAGATDQGPLTDCRSYRPGAPRSHWRPLSFQEPLTACSEISGSEIRRLRPSPARSSGEDTCDTSSRQHG